One region of Streptomyces capillispiralis genomic DNA includes:
- a CDS encoding Dabb family protein yields the protein MIRHLVLFRLNEGVERDDPRVVKGVEAFRSLDGKIPEIRFWECAWNISDRPIAYDFAINSAFEDAAALRRYVEHPEHQAGVGLWREFATWVIADYEF from the coding sequence ATGATCCGCCACCTGGTGCTCTTCCGGCTGAACGAGGGTGTCGAGCGCGACGACCCGAGGGTCGTGAAGGGCGTGGAGGCCTTCCGTTCGCTCGACGGCAAGATCCCGGAGATCCGCTTCTGGGAGTGCGCCTGGAACATCAGCGACCGGCCCATCGCGTACGACTTCGCGATCAACTCGGCGTTCGAGGACGCGGCCGCGCTGCGCCGTTACGTGGAGCACCCCGAGCACCAGGCCGGCGTCGGCCTGTGGCGGGAGTTCGCCACGTGGGTGATCGCCGACTACGAGTTCTGA
- the tadA gene encoding tRNA adenosine(34) deaminase TadA → MRLALDEAELAVPGGDVPVGAVVLAPDGTTVLASAHNEREAGGDPTAHAEVLAVRRAAARLGEWRLTGCTLVVTLEPCTMCAGAVQQSRVDRVVYGARDEKAGAVGSLWDLVRDRRLNHRPEVIEGVLAEECSRLLTEFFRRR, encoded by the coding sequence ATGCGGCTCGCCCTGGACGAGGCCGAACTGGCCGTCCCGGGCGGGGACGTTCCCGTCGGCGCCGTGGTGCTCGCCCCGGACGGCACCACCGTGCTGGCCTCCGCGCACAACGAGCGCGAGGCCGGCGGCGACCCCACCGCGCACGCGGAGGTGCTCGCCGTCCGGCGGGCCGCCGCGCGGCTCGGGGAGTGGCGGCTGACCGGCTGCACCCTGGTCGTCACGCTGGAGCCCTGCACCATGTGCGCGGGCGCGGTCCAGCAGTCCCGGGTGGACCGGGTCGTGTACGGCGCCCGGGACGAGAAGGCGGGCGCGGTCGGCTCCCTCTGGGACCTGGTCCGCGACCGGCGGCTCAACCACCGGCCCGAAGTGATCGAGGGCGTGCTCGCCGAGGAGTGCTCCCGGCTGCTCACGGAGTTCTTCCGCCGCCGGTGA
- the upp gene encoding uracil phosphoribosyltransferase, protein MRLHVVDHPLVAHKLTTLRDQRTDSATFRRLADELVTLLAYEATRDVRTEQVDIRTPVEATTGVKLSHPRPLVVPILRAGLGMLDGMVRLLPTAEVGFLGMIRNEETLQASTYATRMPEDLSGRQVYVLDPMLATGGTLVAAIQELIKRGADDVTAVVLLAAPEGVEVMERELAGTPVTVVTASVDERLNEQGYIVPGLGDAGDRMYGAAE, encoded by the coding sequence ATGCGTCTCCACGTCGTCGACCACCCCCTGGTCGCCCACAAGCTCACCACGCTGCGCGACCAGCGCACCGACTCCGCGACCTTCCGCCGTCTCGCCGACGAGCTGGTCACCCTGCTCGCCTACGAGGCCACGCGCGACGTGCGCACCGAACAGGTCGACATCCGGACGCCGGTCGAGGCGACCACGGGCGTCAAGCTCTCCCACCCGCGCCCGCTGGTGGTGCCGATCCTGCGCGCCGGTCTCGGCATGCTGGACGGCATGGTCCGGCTGCTGCCGACCGCCGAGGTGGGCTTCCTCGGCATGATCCGCAACGAGGAGACGCTGCAGGCGTCGACGTACGCCACCCGGATGCCGGAGGACCTCTCCGGGCGTCAGGTGTACGTCCTCGACCCGATGCTCGCCACCGGCGGCACGCTGGTCGCGGCGATCCAGGAGCTGATCAAGCGGGGCGCGGACGACGTGACCGCCGTGGTGCTGCTGGCCGCGCCGGAGGGCGTCGAGGTCATGGAGCGCGAGCTGGCCGGCACGCCGGTGACGGTCGTGACGGCGTCGGTCGACGAGCGCCTCAACGAGCAGGGCTACATCGTGCCGGGGCTCGGCGACGCGGGCGACCGGATGTACGGGGCGGCGGAGTAA
- a CDS encoding LytR C-terminal domain-containing protein, which translates to MGGQYRITGDKYPRMRRPRRRGRLVVLAVASVAVLGVGGWGTLQLIDVFAGGGDSTSATGTKAACVTRPSPVAAPKALPEPGAITVNVLNATTRAGLAQKTADELKKRGFKIGDVANATKEYDKKVKGTGVLLGPASALDTSLRVLGTQLAGAERRTDPARKGGEVDLVIGDAFRQLAKKADADRALTALTAPAPTPTGTKKTC; encoded by the coding sequence ATGGGCGGCCAGTACCGGATCACGGGCGACAAGTACCCGCGGATGCGCCGACCCCGGCGGCGCGGCAGGCTCGTCGTCCTGGCCGTCGCCTCCGTCGCCGTGCTGGGCGTGGGCGGCTGGGGCACGCTCCAGCTCATCGACGTGTTCGCCGGCGGCGGCGACTCCACCTCCGCGACCGGCACCAAGGCGGCCTGCGTGACCCGGCCGAGCCCCGTGGCCGCCCCGAAGGCGCTGCCCGAGCCCGGCGCGATCACCGTCAACGTCCTCAACGCGACGACCCGGGCGGGTCTCGCCCAGAAGACCGCCGACGAGCTCAAGAAGCGCGGCTTCAAAATCGGCGACGTCGCCAACGCGACCAAGGAGTACGACAAGAAGGTCAAGGGCACCGGTGTGCTGCTCGGCCCCGCCTCCGCCCTGGACACCTCGCTCCGGGTGCTCGGCACCCAGCTCGCCGGCGCCGAACGGCGCACCGACCCCGCCCGCAAGGGCGGCGAGGTCGACCTCGTCATCGGCGACGCGTTCCGGCAGCTCGCGAAGAAGGCGGACGCCGACCGGGCCCTGACGGCCCTGACCGCGCCCGCGCCGACGCCCACCGGGACGAAGAAGACCTGCTGA
- a CDS encoding type II toxin-antitoxin system VapB family antitoxin, with amino-acid sequence MIFKRIGNGRPYPDHGRESTRQWADVAPRPVRLDQLVTTKQQLDLETLLAEDSTFYGDLFAHVVKWQGDLYLEDGLHRAVRAALQQRQVLHARVLELD; translated from the coding sequence GTGATCTTCAAGCGCATCGGAAACGGCCGGCCGTACCCCGACCACGGCCGGGAAAGCACCCGGCAGTGGGCGGACGTCGCGCCGCGCCCGGTCCGCCTCGATCAGCTCGTGACGACCAAGCAGCAGCTCGACCTGGAAACGCTCCTCGCCGAGGACTCGACCTTCTACGGCGACCTCTTCGCGCACGTCGTGAAGTGGCAGGGCGACCTGTATCTGGAGGACGGGCTGCACCGCGCGGTCCGGGCGGCGCTCCAGCAGCGTCAGGTGCTGCACGCCCGCGTCCTCGAGCTGGACTGA
- a CDS encoding HhH-GPD-type base excision DNA repair protein, protein MDVTLHLAQDPEADELLGRSPLAALTGMLLDQQIPMEWAFKGPATIARRLGADDLDAHAIAAHDPDAFTALLSEKPAVHRYPGSMAGRIQQLCRYLVEHYDGDAEAVWRGVGDGGQLLKRLEELPGFGRQKAQIFLALLGKQLGVRPTGWREAAGAYGEERSFRSVADITGPESLAKVRAHKQEMKAAAKAAKAAKKTAG, encoded by the coding sequence ATGGACGTCACCCTTCACCTCGCCCAGGACCCCGAGGCCGACGAACTCCTCGGGCGCAGTCCGCTCGCCGCGCTGACCGGCATGCTGCTGGACCAGCAGATCCCGATGGAGTGGGCGTTCAAGGGCCCGGCGACGATCGCCCGGCGGCTCGGCGCGGACGACCTGGACGCGCACGCGATCGCCGCACACGACCCCGACGCCTTCACCGCGCTGCTCTCCGAGAAGCCCGCCGTGCACCGCTACCCGGGTTCCATGGCGGGCCGCATCCAGCAGCTGTGCCGGTACCTCGTCGAGCACTACGACGGTGACGCCGAGGCCGTCTGGCGGGGCGTCGGCGACGGCGGGCAGCTGCTGAAGCGGCTGGAGGAACTGCCCGGGTTCGGCAGGCAGAAGGCCCAGATCTTCCTGGCCCTGCTCGGCAAGCAGCTCGGCGTGCGGCCCACGGGCTGGCGGGAGGCCGCGGGCGCCTACGGCGAGGAGCGGTCCTTCCGCTCCGTCGCCGACATCACCGGTCCGGAGTCGCTGGCCAAGGTGCGGGCGCACAAGCAGGAGATGAAGGCGGCGGCGAAGGCGGCCAAGGCCGCGAAGAAGACCGCCGGGTAG
- a CDS encoding siderophore-interacting protein — MAQGRGWEGAVLKLLRAKDFTFTVTGAEDVTAGYRRVHFTDGGMLAATGVHPTMWVRLWFDNAGKPHQRAYTLVAPDAAADTFSLEFALHEGRASDWARSARPGDTIEATVQGTGFDRPDPEPSHVVAVGDPASLPAINSLLGSLGTTPATIWLEGDTDGLPLRAEPGLHDVRRVPRGDAGALLVTEVTSRLPDLLKDETDPYVWIACDTATTRALAAYARKELGLPRQRVHALGYWRAT, encoded by the coding sequence ATGGCGCAGGGGCGGGGTTGGGAGGGCGCGGTCCTCAAGCTGCTGCGGGCGAAGGACTTCACCTTCACCGTGACGGGTGCCGAGGACGTCACCGCGGGCTACCGGCGGGTGCACTTCACCGACGGCGGCATGCTGGCGGCGACCGGCGTGCACCCGACGATGTGGGTGCGGCTGTGGTTCGACAACGCGGGCAAGCCGCACCAGCGCGCGTACACACTGGTCGCCCCGGACGCGGCGGCGGACACCTTCAGCCTGGAGTTCGCGCTCCACGAGGGCCGGGCGAGCGACTGGGCGCGGTCGGCACGGCCCGGCGACACCATCGAGGCGACCGTCCAGGGCACCGGCTTCGACCGGCCGGACCCCGAGCCGTCCCACGTCGTCGCCGTCGGCGACCCGGCGTCCCTCCCGGCCATCAACTCCCTCCTCGGCTCGCTCGGCACCACTCCGGCGACGATCTGGCTGGAGGGCGACACGGACGGGCTGCCCCTGCGCGCCGAACCGGGCCTGCACGACGTACGGCGCGTGCCGCGCGGCGACGCGGGCGCGCTGCTCGTCACCGAGGTGACGTCCCGGCTGCCGGACCTGCTGAAGGACGAGACGGACCCGTACGTCTGGATCGCCTGCGACACGGCGACGACGCGCGCTCTCGCGGCCTACGCCCGCAAGGAACTGGGACTGCCCCGGCAGCGGGTGCACGCCCTGGGCTACTGGCGCGCGACCTGA
- a CDS encoding GNAT family N-acetyltransferase, with product MTGEIFRDPWGIPHLRADSANDLAHAQGRVTALDRAWQLEVERHRAQGTTAAFLGPESLPWDRFVRRARLADTARRCWTELERTDSETADWIRAYVAGVNEGLDAADAPEFARTGLAPGRWEPWTPLGVWLATHILFAGFPAKLWREHATTHLGEDAVGLFATDGPGTAGSNGWLVAGERTVTGQAVIAGDPHRFIEDPGVYQQIRLSCPEFDVVGLAVPGVPGIAHFGHTGTVAWAITNAMADYQDLYRERLRRTGAGVEALGPDGTWHRAARHTETVEVAGEEPVEVEVIETDRGPVVIGGPEGLDDGVPEPGEPPVAVALRHPPRVTGDLGFGALLPLLRARRVADVDAAVDRWAEPVNVVLAADTGGGTLHRVAGRVPVRSAANRTRLVPAWEPGHEWQGWHEAPRAGLTEGVAVMANQRGPAAPLGVEFAPPHRADRITELLGQRTRWAAADMSALHTDTHLASAAALLDHVAALDGLSAPAAALRDRLLHWDRRMDADSADAAAYAAVRGAVVRRLAAHPAFAALRTPPAYPAVFRPWLALLPRIGFALEHLLRAPELYGVDRPAEVRAALEEVAEHPPAGTWGDTHRLAPWRALPPGTPYDEPGLSGDHDCVLCTSPVPGLTDLAARGPAARYVWDLARREDSRWVVPLGASGVPGSPHHRDQQPLWVAGDLAPVITDWHRLREEPAGPGRDTDDHPVNDTDARPTRRPMSDPYTARTAVHEQLVDGFGRVRVLPLDATADAPLLHLWVSGERAAFWGMNGLTEQQVAEIYAHMATLDTHHAYLVLKDGEPVALLQTYEPEADRVGECYPVLPGDIGVHLLLAPAAPDGARSGWTAGLLTALTAFVLLGLDRRRVVVDPDVANDKAVARFLKQGFTAGPEVVLPEVDLPDVYLPEKKAQLAFLTREVAFGA from the coding sequence GTGACCGGCGAGATCTTCCGGGACCCCTGGGGCATCCCGCATCTGCGGGCGGACAGCGCGAACGACCTCGCGCACGCCCAGGGCCGGGTCACCGCCCTCGACCGCGCCTGGCAGCTCGAGGTCGAGCGCCACCGCGCCCAGGGCACCACGGCCGCCTTCCTCGGCCCCGAGTCCCTGCCCTGGGACCGCTTCGTCCGCCGCGCCCGCCTGGCCGACACGGCCCGCCGCTGCTGGACCGAGCTGGAACGGACGGACTCGGAGACCGCCGACTGGATCCGTGCCTACGTGGCCGGCGTCAACGAGGGGCTGGACGCCGCCGACGCCCCCGAGTTCGCGCGTACGGGACTCGCCCCCGGCCGCTGGGAGCCCTGGACCCCGCTCGGGGTCTGGCTCGCCACCCACATCCTCTTCGCCGGCTTCCCCGCCAAGCTCTGGCGCGAGCACGCCACCACCCACCTCGGCGAGGACGCGGTCGGCCTGTTCGCCACCGACGGCCCCGGCACCGCGGGCAGCAACGGCTGGCTGGTCGCCGGGGAACGCACGGTCACCGGGCAGGCGGTCATCGCCGGCGACCCGCACCGCTTCATCGAGGACCCCGGCGTCTACCAGCAGATCCGCCTGTCCTGCCCCGAGTTCGACGTCGTCGGCCTCGCTGTGCCCGGCGTCCCCGGCATCGCCCACTTCGGCCACACCGGCACCGTCGCCTGGGCCATCACCAACGCCATGGCCGACTACCAGGACCTCTACCGCGAGCGGCTGCGGCGCACCGGCGCCGGCGTGGAGGCACTCGGCCCGGACGGCACCTGGCACCGGGCCGCCCGGCACACCGAGACCGTCGAGGTGGCGGGCGAGGAGCCGGTCGAGGTGGAGGTCATCGAGACCGACCGGGGCCCGGTCGTCATCGGCGGCCCCGAAGGACTCGACGACGGCGTGCCCGAGCCCGGCGAGCCCCCGGTCGCCGTCGCCCTGCGCCACCCGCCCCGCGTCACCGGCGACCTCGGCTTCGGCGCCCTGCTGCCGCTGCTGCGCGCCCGCCGGGTCGCCGACGTCGACGCGGCCGTCGACCGCTGGGCCGAACCGGTCAACGTGGTCCTGGCCGCCGACACCGGGGGCGGCACCCTGCACCGGGTGGCCGGCCGGGTCCCGGTGCGCTCCGCGGCCAACCGGACCCGCTTGGTACCGGCGTGGGAACCCGGACACGAGTGGCAGGGGTGGCACGAGGCACCGCGCGCCGGACTGACCGAGGGCGTCGCCGTGATGGCCAACCAGCGCGGCCCGGCCGCGCCCCTCGGCGTGGAGTTCGCCCCGCCGCACCGCGCCGACCGCATCACCGAGCTGCTGGGACAGCGGACGCGCTGGGCCGCCGCCGACATGTCCGCCCTGCACACCGACACCCACCTCGCCTCCGCCGCCGCCCTGCTGGACCACGTCGCCGCACTCGACGGCCTGAGCGCCCCGGCCGCCGCCCTGCGCGACCGCCTGCTCCACTGGGACCGCCGCATGGACGCGGACAGCGCCGACGCGGCGGCCTACGCGGCGGTGCGCGGCGCGGTCGTACGGCGGCTGGCCGCGCACCCCGCCTTCGCCGCGCTGCGCACCCCGCCCGCGTACCCGGCGGTGTTCCGGCCCTGGCTCGCCCTCCTCCCGCGCATCGGCTTCGCCCTCGAACACCTCCTGCGGGCCCCGGAGCTGTACGGCGTCGACCGCCCGGCCGAGGTGCGCGCCGCACTGGAGGAGGTGGCCGAGCACCCGCCCGCCGGCACCTGGGGCGACACCCACCGCCTGGCACCCTGGCGCGCCCTGCCGCCCGGGACGCCGTACGACGAACCCGGTCTGTCCGGCGACCACGACTGCGTGCTGTGCACCTCCCCCGTGCCCGGCCTCACCGACCTCGCCGCCCGCGGCCCCGCCGCCCGCTACGTCTGGGACCTGGCCCGGCGCGAGGACAGCCGCTGGGTGGTGCCGCTGGGCGCCTCGGGCGTCCCCGGCTCCCCCCACCACCGCGACCAGCAGCCCCTGTGGGTCGCGGGCGACCTCGCCCCGGTGATCACCGACTGGCACCGGCTCCGCGAGGAGCCCGCAGGGCCCGGCCGGGACACGGACGACCACCCGGTGAACGACACCGACGCACGCCCCACGAGGAGACCGATGTCCGACCCGTACACCGCCCGCACGGCCGTCCACGAGCAGCTGGTCGACGGCTTCGGCCGGGTACGCGTCCTGCCGCTCGACGCGACCGCCGACGCGCCCCTCCTGCACCTATGGGTGAGCGGGGAACGCGCCGCCTTCTGGGGCATGAACGGCCTCACCGAGCAGCAGGTCGCCGAAATCTACGCGCACATGGCCACCCTCGACACCCACCATGCCTACCTCGTCCTCAAGGACGGCGAACCGGTCGCGCTGCTCCAGACCTACGAGCCGGAGGCCGACCGCGTCGGCGAGTGCTACCCCGTCCTGCCCGGCGACATCGGCGTCCACCTGCTGCTCGCCCCCGCCGCACCGGACGGGGCGCGGTCCGGCTGGACGGCCGGGCTGCTCACCGCCCTCACCGCGTTCGTCCTGCTGGGCCTGGACCGCCGGCGGGTGGTGGTCGACCCGGACGTCGCCAACGACAAGGCGGTCGCCCGCTTCCTGAAGCAGGGCTTCACGGCGGGCCCCGAGGTCGTCCTGCCGGAGGTCGACCTGCCCGACGTGTACCTCCCGGAGAAGAAGGCCCAACTCGCCTTCCTCACCCGAGAGGTAGCCTTCGGCGCATGA
- a CDS encoding cupin domain-containing protein, giving the protein MTPDELVAHYGLEPIPREGGRFRQTWAGPRRPDGRPEGTAIVALLTDAPGDFSALHRLPADEIWHFHLGDPLQFLLLAPDGTSRTPVLGPDVLGGQHVQLTVPAGTWMGARVAAGGAWTLFGCTMAPGFTHEGYEHGDAAELTARHPDRAALIADLCRP; this is encoded by the coding sequence ATGACGCCCGACGAGCTCGTCGCCCACTACGGACTGGAGCCGATCCCCCGCGAGGGCGGGCGGTTCCGCCAGACCTGGGCGGGTCCGCGGCGGCCCGACGGCCGGCCCGAGGGCACCGCCATCGTTGCCCTGCTCACCGACGCCCCCGGCGACTTCTCGGCCCTGCACCGCCTGCCCGCCGACGAGATCTGGCACTTCCACCTCGGCGACCCGCTCCAGTTCCTCCTGCTCGCCCCGGACGGCACCTCCCGCACCCCCGTCCTGGGCCCCGACGTCCTCGGCGGCCAGCACGTGCAGCTCACCGTCCCCGCCGGCACCTGGATGGGGGCACGGGTGGCGGCGGGCGGCGCCTGGACCCTCTTCGGCTGCACCATGGCGCCCGGCTTCACCCACGAGGGCTACGAGCACGGCGACGCGGCGGAACTGACGGCGCGCCACCCGGACCGGGCGGCGCTCATCGCGGATCTGTGCCGCCCATGA
- a CDS encoding SDR family NAD(P)-dependent oxidoreductase — protein sequence MSGQGLLRGQVALVTGAGGGVGRGIAERFAEEGAAVALHCRTAVESARGTADRIRAAGGEAVVLRADLTDEDACHALVAEAAEWGGGRLTALVNNAGIQPVRELAGMTAAEWRTVVDTNLTSVFACTQAAARLMRDQDGGGSVTHIASVEAHRPAPAHAHYGASKAAVVMHARSAALEYGPWGVRVNTVSPGLIDREGLADAWPEGVRRWQRASAVGRLGRAEDVGDACVFLASRLASWITGHDLVVDGGVSARPTW from the coding sequence ATGAGCGGCCAGGGCCTGCTCCGCGGCCAGGTCGCCCTCGTCACCGGCGCGGGCGGCGGCGTCGGCCGGGGCATCGCGGAGCGGTTCGCCGAGGAGGGCGCCGCCGTCGCGCTGCACTGCCGTACGGCGGTGGAGTCCGCGCGCGGCACCGCCGACCGCATCCGTGCGGCGGGTGGTGAGGCCGTCGTGCTGCGCGCCGACCTCACCGACGAGGACGCCTGCCACGCCCTGGTGGCCGAGGCCGCCGAGTGGGGCGGCGGCCGGCTGACCGCGCTCGTCAACAACGCCGGGATCCAGCCGGTCCGGGAACTCGCCGGAATGACGGCGGCCGAGTGGCGTACGGTCGTGGACACCAACCTCACCAGCGTCTTCGCCTGCACCCAGGCGGCCGCACGGCTCATGCGGGACCAGGACGGCGGCGGCTCCGTCACCCACATCGCCTCGGTCGAGGCCCACCGCCCGGCCCCGGCCCACGCCCACTACGGCGCGTCCAAGGCGGCGGTGGTGATGCACGCCCGCTCGGCCGCCCTGGAGTACGGCCCGTGGGGCGTGCGCGTCAACACGGTCTCGCCCGGCCTGATCGACCGGGAGGGCCTGGCCGACGCCTGGCCGGAGGGCGTACGCCGCTGGCAGCGGGCGTCCGCCGTGGGCCGGCTCGGCCGCGCCGAGGACGTCGGCGACGCCTGCGTGTTCCTGGCCTCACGGCTCGCGTCCTGGATCACGGGCCACGACCTGGTGGTGGACGGCGGGGTGTCGGCGCGGCCCACCTGGTGA
- a CDS encoding copper resistance CopC family protein has translation MLLGPLLVLFLLGSAAPASAHAALRGTDPEDKSVVASAPRHITLTFTESVGLLEDSFRVYAPDNRRVPLGEPRHADGRSDTARTGLPGGLADGTYTVAWRVVSADSHPVSGAFTFSVGAPSPTPPAARVAPAEHPVTASLYDTGRHLAYIAAALLIGTAAFAGLCRPPDPAPLRLPLLTGWWTLLAATVVLLVLRAPYETGTAPGTAFDTSALARTLTGRPGLALLARLALLLLTAAVFLLLSRRRAPAARTPPAHLAAGAALAVALALTWAAAEHASAGIQVPVAMTSSVLHLLAMACWLGGLTALLLTLYRAKTPPPAATVTRFSRLAFASVTVLVLTGVYQSWRGLGSWNALNDSPYGRTLTVKLLVTVLLLAAAGLSRHWTTALAAAETPPPTPHKPTPDPRRALRRSVLAEVTVAVVVLLVTTVLTGTLPARAEAEAAEAPRPQVAGLPGASALTVPYDTGTPGGRGSVQITMDPGRVGENGLQAVVFGPDGGLVTIPELRLSFTLAARDIGPLDAKLTDRGGYWATNDLTLPLDGTWTMKLTVRVSELDQVTETRKVRITR, from the coding sequence GTGCTGCTGGGTCCCCTGCTGGTCCTGTTCCTCCTCGGCAGCGCGGCCCCGGCGAGTGCCCACGCCGCCCTGCGCGGCACCGACCCCGAGGACAAGAGCGTCGTCGCGTCGGCGCCCCGGCACATCACCCTGACCTTCACGGAGTCCGTCGGCCTGCTCGAGGACTCCTTCCGCGTCTACGCACCCGACAACCGCCGGGTCCCCCTGGGCGAGCCGCGGCACGCGGACGGCCGCTCCGACACCGCCCGCACCGGGCTCCCCGGCGGCCTCGCCGACGGCACCTACACGGTGGCCTGGCGGGTGGTCTCCGCCGACAGCCACCCGGTCTCCGGCGCCTTCACCTTCTCCGTCGGCGCCCCCTCGCCCACCCCACCCGCGGCGCGCGTGGCCCCCGCCGAGCACCCGGTCACCGCGAGCCTCTACGACACCGGCCGCCATCTCGCGTACATCGCCGCCGCCCTGCTGATCGGCACGGCGGCGTTCGCCGGGCTGTGCCGCCCGCCGGACCCCGCCCCGCTGCGGCTCCCGCTGCTCACCGGCTGGTGGACCCTGCTGGCGGCCACGGTCGTGCTCCTCGTCCTGCGCGCCCCCTACGAGACCGGTACCGCGCCGGGCACCGCCTTCGACACCTCCGCCCTGGCCCGCACCCTCACCGGCCGCCCGGGTCTCGCCCTGCTGGCCCGGCTGGCCCTGCTCCTGCTGACGGCGGCCGTCTTCCTCCTCCTCTCCCGGCGCCGCGCACCGGCCGCCCGCACACCCCCGGCCCACCTGGCCGCGGGCGCCGCCCTGGCCGTCGCCCTCGCCCTGACCTGGGCGGCGGCCGAACACGCCTCCGCCGGCATCCAGGTCCCGGTGGCGATGACGTCGTCCGTCCTGCACCTGCTGGCGATGGCGTGCTGGCTCGGCGGCCTGACCGCCCTGCTCCTCACCCTGTACCGCGCGAAGACCCCGCCACCGGCCGCCACGGTCACCCGCTTCTCCCGCCTGGCCTTCGCCTCGGTGACCGTCCTGGTCCTCACCGGCGTCTACCAGTCCTGGCGCGGCCTGGGCTCCTGGAACGCGCTCAACGACTCCCCGTACGGCCGCACCCTCACCGTCAAACTCCTGGTGACGGTCCTCCTGCTGGCGGCGGCGGGCCTCTCCCGCCACTGGACGACCGCCCTGGCAGCAGCGGAGACACCGCCCCCGACCCCCCACAAGCCCACCCCCGACCCCCGCCGCGCCCTGCGCCGGTCCGTACTGGCCGAAGTGACGGTGGCGGTCGTCGTGCTGCTGGTCACCACGGTGCTGACCGGCACCCTCCCGGCCCGCGCGGAGGCCGAGGCGGCCGAGGCACCGCGACCGCAGGTGGCCGGCCTCCCCGGGGCGTCGGCCCTCACGGTCCCCTACGACACCGGCACACCGGGCGGCCGGGGCTCGGTGCAGATCACCATGGACCCGGGCCGGGTGGGCGAGAACGGCCTCCAGGCGGTGGTCTTCGGCCCCGACGGCGGCCTGGTCACCATCCCGGAACTGCGCCTCTCCTTCACCCTCGCCGCCCGGGACATCGGCCCCCTGGACGCGAAGCTGACCGACCGCGGCGGCTACTGGGCCACCAACGACCTCACCCTCCCCCTCGACGGCACCTGGACCATGAAACTGACGGTCAGGGTCTCCGAACTGGACCAGGTGACCGAGACCCGAAAAGTACGCATCACCCGCTGA